The following coding sequences lie in one Arachis hypogaea cultivar Tifrunner chromosome 4, arahy.Tifrunner.gnm2.J5K5, whole genome shotgun sequence genomic window:
- the LOC112794403 gene encoding uncharacterized protein: MQRRRTNPVAIAVCVPSPPLEGGRRRIQPCRYNRAADPLSEDRPTKRESEGARASFSLVRSAVRRRRLYSVTGEGHARAKTEPRELSHGGRRCAPDPSLNRVTAHEAVSVAAAGGSSSESCALSSIAVACGLKLLRHHRSYRCSIIRKPNQVLL; encoded by the exons ATGCAGCGCCGTAGAACCAACCCCGTCGCCATTGCTGTTTGCGTCCCATCGCCGCCTCTGGAGGGAGGCCGCCGTCGCATCCAGCCATGTCGTTACAACAGAGCCGCCGATCCGCTGTCGGAAGACAGACCCACGAAGAGAGAAAGCGAAGGAGCTCGCGCTTCCTTCTCACTCGTCAGATCCGCTGTTCGCCGTCGTCGCCTCTATTCCGTCACGGGAGAAGGACACGCAAGGGCAAAAACAGAACCGCGAGAGCTCAGCCACGGAGGGAGGAGATGTGCGCCTGACCCGTCGCTGAACCGCGTCACCGCCCATGAAGCTGTCTCCGTCGCCGCTGCCGGAG GGTCGAGCTCTGAGTCTTGCGCGCTAAGTTCAATTGCTGTTGCATGCGGCCTCAAGCTGCTGCGTCATCACCGGAGCTACCGTTGCTCAATTATTCGTAAGCCTA ATCAAGTTTTGTTGTGA
- the LOC112795211 gene encoding uncharacterized protein: MDSDPEEDISLEDEQVLIGEEHGDNQDGDDEMIDSVEGSNEWTRQMDRHVWTDEETEVFVSFMEELVIEGRIADAGQFRPGSFEKLAAKMNERFPSGGFQITHCKNKVKRLKEKYQFAADMAGCSGFGWDDVKQCVVVDNKEILAAYMKKQGVRLYTPGKPFPLYTRLEKIFCKERANGDAAVCGNDAEEEVQMNGYEEMDEDDTDFFNSNHDCSESLLQQSNSVASSSGKKQGKKPSSFKAAKDTKMMKELTDTLKYVFDQQGKRLDAFAQAMVNTREEKKTGDILSELGFTDDEVISIALKFSTNPQLEKMFWSLGNSQKIGFIRAILHT; the protein is encoded by the exons ATGGACTCCGATCCTGAGGAGGACATAtcacttgaggatgagcaagtgcTTATTGGAGAGGAGCATGGTGATAACCAAGATGGCGATGATGAAATGATTGACAGTGTAGAGGGTAGCAATGAATGGACT AGACAAATGGACAGACATGTTTGGACTGATGAGGAGACAGAGGTATTTGTTAGTTTTATGGAGGAGCTTGTTATTGAAGGAAGAATAGCTGATGCAGGTCAATTTAGGCCTGGATCTTTTGAGAAACTTGCTGCAAAAATGAATGAGAGGTTTCCAAGTGGTGGTTTTCAAATAACGCATTGCAAAAACAAGGTTAAGAGGTTGAAAGAGAAATATCAATTTGCTGCTGACATGGCAGGCTGTAGCGGTTTTGGATGGGATGATGTGAAGCAATGCGTGGTTGTGGACAACAAAGAGATCCTCGCTGCTTATATGAAG aaACAAGGAGTAAGGTTGTATACTCCAGGAAAGCCTTTTCCCCTTTATACGCGCttggaaaaaatattttgtaaggaAAGAGCAAATGGGGATGCTGCTGTATGCGGCAATGACGCTGAAGAAGAAGTGCAAATGAATGGGTATGAAGAAATGGACGAAGACGATACGGATTTCTTTAACTCAAATCATGATTGTAGTGAATCTCTACTCCAACAAtcaaattctgtggcttcatCTTCTGGgaagaaacaaggaaagaagcCTTCCTCATTTAAAGCGGCAAAGGATACCAAGATGATGAAGGAGTTAACTGACACGCTGAAATATGTATTCGATCAACAGGGAAAGCGTTTGGATGCTTTTGCCCAAGCTATGGTAAACACTCGTGAGGAAAAAAAGACTGGTGATATACTCAGCGAACTTGGATTCACTGATGATGAAGTTATTTCTATTGCACTCAAGTTCTCCACAAATCCTCAACTGGAAAAAATGTTTTGGTCATTGGGAAATAGTCAGAAAATCGGATTTATTAGAGCTATATTGCATACTTAG
- the LOC112797326 gene encoding early nodulin-like protein 18 gives MAPPIAAYLAVFFALTTAVYAAASSSGYHNHTVGGASGWLFNSTTSTAATNYSSWASTQTFNLGDFLIFKTNTNQTVVQTYNETSYLSCNADDFDNGTFVYDSGSSSFSQALTISVPLTVVGRNYFFSDAADGLQCHRGLAFEINVNRGQGLPPSLNQPPPPPYIEPPGPDAAEQSPPSTVTLAPTGGATPLRVNALVAVCGFAAEILILLR, from the exons ATGGCGCCGCCCATCGCAGCCTACCTCGCGGTCTTTTTCGCTTTGACCACCGCCGTCTACGCTGCAGCATCATCCAGCGGATACCACAACCACACGGTGGGCGGTGCATCCGGATGGTTGTTCAACTCCACCACGAGCACAGCCGCCACCAACTACTCCTCTTGGGCTTCAACTCAAACATTCAACCTCGGCGATTTTCTCA TTTTCAAAACGAACACGAATCAAACGGTGGTTCAGACCTACAACGAGACCTCTTACCTGAGCTGCAACGCCGACGACTTCGACAACGGCACCTTCGTATACGATAGCGGAAGCAGTAGTTTCAGCCAGGCGTTGACCATTTCCGTTCCGTTGACCGTCGTCGGACGCAACTATTTCTTCTCCGACGCCGCCGACGGCCTCCAGTGCCATCGTGGCCTCGCCTTCGAGATCAATGTCAACCGTGGCCAAGGCCTGCCACCCAGCCTCAACCAACCGCCGCCGCCGCCCTACATCGAGCCGCCGGGTCCTGACGCCGCCGAACAGTCTCCACCGTCCACGGTGACGCTGGCCCCTACTGGAGGCGCGACACCTCTGCGCGTTAATGCGCTCGTGGCTGTTTGTGGCTTCGCAGCGGAGATCTTGATACTGTTACGGTGA